A window of the Thermus thermamylovorans genome harbors these coding sequences:
- a CDS encoding ATP-dependent Clp protease ATP-binding subunit, protein MNRYDDRARLVFHYAREEGSRLGHSMIGPEHLLLGLMREGGTAARILQEYGASLEAMRRMVEELVGRGEGSRTGEPPAITPRARRVMELASAEARNMGAPVIGTEHILLGIIREGDGIAYRILSHFAKDVDAIRWRVLSMAEGREREKPVNTPFLDEYGRDLTKEAREGKLDPVIGRQEEINRVIQILARRTKNNPVLIGDPGVGKTAIVEGLAQAIVEGRVPPILRGARVVAIDLAGVVAGTKYRGEFEERLRQIIEELKNAKVIAFIDELHTLIGAGGAEGTLDAANILKPALARGEIQVIGATTTGEYHRYIEKDAALERRFQPVIVLEPSPEETLEILKGLRPRYEAHHGVIIPDEILELSVKIGIRSLPGRNFPDKAIDLIDEAASRVRLNASLGLPVAEEEDGTPTVTREDLEAVVDSWGGIYTDDKDDEKLMHLEEELGKRVVGQEEAIRALASALRRARVGLGGRTRVAASFLFVGQSGVGKTQLAKALAEVLFGSERALVRFDMSEFQEPHSISKLIGAPPGYVGYEQGGRLTEAVRRQPFSVVLLDEIEKAHPDVYNTFLQVLDEGRLTDGMGRTVDFRRVILIMTSNTGYNVGPAIGFTAKEVDTESPLKALFTPEFLDRLDEVIRFRPLTEEELVQVARLMLEDIQKELRSREIAVSFGPEVARFVVEQAPKTGSARAIRGVIRERIEDPLSLALLKKPSGQLHVGVEEGRLTFHEVEELLV, encoded by the coding sequence ATGAACAGGTACGACGACCGCGCCAGGCTGGTCTTCCACTACGCCAGGGAGGAGGGGAGCCGCTTAGGCCACTCCATGATCGGCCCGGAGCACCTCCTCCTGGGCCTGATGCGCGAGGGGGGTACCGCGGCCCGCATCCTCCAGGAGTACGGGGCGAGCCTCGAGGCCATGCGCCGCATGGTGGAGGAGCTGGTGGGCCGGGGCGAGGGGAGCCGCACCGGGGAGCCCCCGGCCATCACCCCCCGGGCCCGGCGGGTCATGGAGCTGGCCAGCGCCGAGGCCCGCAACATGGGGGCCCCCGTGATCGGCACGGAGCACATCCTCCTGGGCATCATCCGCGAGGGGGACGGGATCGCCTACCGCATCCTCTCCCACTTCGCCAAGGACGTAGACGCCATCCGCTGGCGGGTGCTCTCCATGGCCGAGGGCCGCGAGCGGGAAAAGCCGGTGAACACCCCCTTCCTGGACGAGTACGGCCGCGACCTCACCAAGGAGGCCCGGGAAGGGAAGCTGGACCCGGTGATCGGCCGCCAGGAGGAGATCAACCGGGTGATCCAGATCCTGGCCCGGCGCACCAAGAACAACCCCGTCCTCATCGGCGACCCCGGGGTGGGCAAGACGGCCATCGTGGAGGGCCTGGCCCAGGCCATCGTGGAGGGGCGGGTGCCCCCCATCCTGCGGGGGGCCCGGGTGGTGGCCATCGACCTGGCCGGGGTGGTGGCGGGCACCAAGTACCGGGGGGAGTTCGAGGAGCGCCTGCGCCAGATCATCGAGGAGCTCAAGAACGCCAAGGTCATCGCCTTCATCGACGAGCTTCACACCCTGATCGGGGCCGGGGGGGCGGAGGGCACCCTGGACGCGGCCAACATCCTCAAGCCCGCCCTGGCCCGGGGGGAGATCCAGGTGATCGGGGCCACGACCACCGGGGAGTACCACCGCTACATCGAAAAGGACGCCGCCCTGGAGAGGCGCTTCCAGCCGGTGATCGTCCTGGAGCCCTCCCCGGAGGAGACCCTGGAGATCCTGAAAGGGCTAAGGCCCCGCTACGAGGCCCACCACGGGGTCATCATCCCCGACGAGATCCTGGAGCTTTCCGTGAAGATCGGCATCCGCTCCCTCCCCGGGCGCAACTTTCCCGACAAGGCCATCGACCTCATCGACGAGGCGGCGAGCCGGGTGCGCCTCAACGCCTCCCTGGGCCTGCCCGTGGCCGAGGAGGAGGACGGCACCCCCACGGTCACCCGGGAAGACCTGGAGGCAGTGGTGGACTCCTGGGGGGGGATCTACACCGACGACAAGGACGACGAGAAGCTCATGCACCTGGAGGAGGAGCTCGGGAAGCGGGTGGTGGGCCAGGAGGAGGCCATCCGCGCCCTGGCGAGCGCCCTCCGCCGGGCCCGGGTGGGCCTTGGGGGGAGGACCCGGGTGGCGGCCAGCTTCCTCTTCGTGGGGCAGAGCGGGGTGGGCAAGACCCAGCTGGCCAAGGCCCTGGCCGAGGTCCTCTTCGGCTCGGAGCGGGCCCTCGTCCGCTTTGATATGTCCGAGTTCCAGGAGCCCCACTCCATCTCCAAGCTCATCGGGGCTCCCCCCGGCTACGTGGGCTACGAGCAGGGGGGACGCCTCACGGAGGCGGTGCGCCGCCAGCCCTTCAGCGTGGTCCTCCTGGACGAGATCGAGAAGGCCCACCCCGACGTGTACAACACCTTCCTGCAGGTCCTGGACGAGGGCCGCCTCACCGACGGCATGGGCCGCACCGTGGACTTCCGCCGGGTCATCCTCATCATGACCTCCAACACCGGCTACAACGTGGGCCCGGCCATCGGCTTCACCGCCAAGGAGGTGGACACCGAGTCCCCCCTCAAGGCCCTCTTCACCCCCGAGTTCCTGGACCGCCTGGACGAGGTCATCCGCTTCCGCCCCCTCACCGAGGAGGAGCTGGTGCAGGTGGCCCGGCTCATGCTGGAAGATATCCAAAAGGAGCTCAGGTCCCGGGAGATCGCCGTGAGCTTCGGCCCCGAGGTGGCCCGCTTCGTGGTGGAGCAGGCCCCCAAGACGGGCAGCGCCCGGGCCATCCGCGGGGTGATCCGGGAGCGCATCGAAGACCCCCTCTCCCTGGCCCTCCTGAAGAAGCCCAGCGGCCAGCTCCACGTGGGGGTGGAGGAGGGCCGCCTCACCTTCCACGAGGTGGAGGAGCTTCTGGTCTGA
- a CDS encoding glycine--tRNA ligase — protein MPASTLDELVALCKRRGFIFQGSEIYGGLQGTYDYGPLGVELKNNLKQAWWRRNVYERDDMEGLDASVLTHRLVLHYSGHEATFADPMADNRLTQKRYRLDHLLKEQPEGVLRRLYRTMEAEEGDLHALVQAMMRAPERAGGAMTAAGVLDPASGEPGDWTPPRYFNMMFKTYVGPVEEEAALAYLRPETAQGIFVNFKNVLDSTSRKLPFGIAQIGKAFRNEITPRNFIFRVREFEQMEIEYFVRPGEDEGWHRYWVEERLRWWQEMGLSRENLVPYQQPPEELAHYAKATVDLLYRFPHGLEELEGIANRTDFDLGSHTKDQEELGISARVLKNAHSTARLAYRDPDTGKWFVPYVIEPSAGVDRGVLALLAEAFTREELPSGEERIVLKLKPQLAPIKAAVIPLARNRPEITGYAKALKARLQALGLGRILYEDTGNIGKAYRRHDEVGTPFAITVDYDTIGQSKDGTTRLKDTVTVRDRDTMEQIRLHVDELEGFLRERLSW, from the coding sequence ATGCCGGCGAGCACCCTTGACGAGCTGGTGGCGCTTTGCAAGCGGCGGGGGTTCATCTTCCAGGGCTCGGAGATCTACGGGGGCCTGCAGGGCACCTACGACTACGGGCCTTTGGGGGTGGAGCTCAAGAACAACCTGAAGCAGGCCTGGTGGCGACGGAACGTCTACGAAAGGGACGACATGGAGGGCCTGGACGCCAGCGTCCTCACCCACCGCCTGGTCCTCCACTATTCCGGCCACGAGGCCACCTTCGCCGACCCCATGGCGGACAACCGCCTCACCCAGAAACGTTACCGCCTGGACCACCTCCTCAAGGAGCAGCCGGAAGGGGTGCTCCGCAGGCTTTACCGGACCATGGAGGCGGAGGAAGGGGATCTCCACGCCCTGGTCCAGGCCATGATGCGGGCCCCGGAACGGGCCGGGGGGGCCATGACCGCGGCTGGGGTCCTGGACCCGGCCAGCGGGGAACCGGGGGACTGGACCCCGCCCCGCTACTTCAACATGATGTTCAAGACCTATGTGGGCCCGGTGGAGGAAGAAGCCGCTTTGGCCTACCTGCGCCCGGAGACCGCCCAGGGCATCTTCGTCAACTTCAAAAACGTCCTGGACAGCACCAGCCGCAAGCTCCCCTTCGGCATCGCCCAGATCGGCAAGGCCTTCCGCAACGAGATCACCCCCAGGAACTTCATCTTCCGGGTGCGGGAGTTCGAGCAGATGGAGATCGAGTACTTCGTCCGCCCCGGGGAGGACGAGGGCTGGCACCGCTACTGGGTGGAGGAAAGGCTTCGCTGGTGGCAGGAGATGGGCCTAAGCCGGGAGAACCTGGTGCCCTACCAGCAGCCTCCTGAGGAGCTCGCCCACTACGCCAAGGCCACGGTGGACCTCCTCTACCGCTTCCCCCACGGCCTGGAGGAGCTGGAGGGGATCGCCAACCGCACGGACTTCGACCTGGGGAGCCACACCAAGGACCAGGAGGAGCTTGGCATCAGCGCCCGGGTGCTCAAAAACGCGCACTCCACCGCCCGCCTCGCCTACCGCGACCCCGACACCGGCAAGTGGTTCGTGCCCTACGTGATCGAGCCCTCCGCCGGGGTGGACCGGGGGGTCCTGGCCCTCCTGGCCGAGGCCTTCACCCGGGAGGAGCTTCCGAGCGGGGAGGAGCGCATTGTCCTAAAGCTTAAGCCCCAGCTCGCCCCCATTAAGGCCGCGGTCATCCCCCTGGCCAGGAACCGCCCGGAGATTACCGGCTACGCCAAGGCCCTCAAGGCCCGCCTCCAGGCTCTGGGCCTTGGGCGCATCCTTTACGAGGACACCGGCAACATCGGCAAAGCCTACCGCCGCCACGACGAGGTGGGCACCCCCTTCGCCATCACCGTCGACTACGACACCATCGGCCAGAGCAAGGACGGAACCACCCGGCTCAAGGACACGGTGACGGTGCGGGACCGGGACACCATGGAGCAGATCCGGCTCCACGTGGACGAGCTGGAGGGGTTTTTGCGGGAGAGGCTCAGCTGGTAA
- a CDS encoding DUF6883 domain-containing protein, translating into MRFVVPWTKLTEYLLNPRHPEGGSKAWLFLAKGFSPQAPEVLEEALQRHALQAEEVTRRPGFRGQGEVLVLRGPVACPKGSLLLQSVWYRGEGEEAFRLVTAYPWRGR; encoded by the coding sequence ATGCGCTTTGTCGTCCCCTGGACCAAGCTCACGGAGTACCTGCTCAATCCCCGTCATCCCGAGGGGGGCAGTAAGGCGTGGCTTTTCTTGGCCAAAGGCTTTTCTCCCCAGGCCCCGGAGGTGCTGGAGGAGGCGCTCCAAAGGCACGCCCTTCAGGCAGAGGAGGTAACGCGGAGGCCTGGCTTTAGGGGGCAAGGAGAGGTGCTGGTGCTCAGGGGGCCTGTGGCTTGTCCCAAAGGTTCCCTTCTTCTGCAAAGCGTTTGGTATCGTGGGGAAGGAGAGGAAGCTTTTCGGTTGGTGACGGCTTACCCGTGGAGGGGAAGATGA
- a CDS encoding DUF4926 domain-containing protein, whose protein sequence is MIREHDLVVLKRDREEVGLEAGDVGTVVLVYPQGGYMVEFVDHRGNTLALLDLAEEEVSPLEGPALLRAKAPGGHA, encoded by the coding sequence ATGATTCGCGAGCACGACCTGGTGGTGCTGAAACGGGACCGCGAGGAAGTTGGCCTCGAGGCGGGGGACGTGGGCACGGTGGTGCTGGTCTACCCCCAGGGGGGCTACATGGTGGAGTTCGTGGACCATCGGGGGAATACCCTGGCCCTCCTGGATCTGGCGGAAGAGGAGGTCTCGCCCCTGGAAGGCCCGGCCCTGCTTCGGGCCAAGGCCCCAGGTGGGCATGCGTAA
- a CDS encoding aspartate-semialdehyde dehydrogenase: MRVAVVGATGAVGREILKALEARNFPLSELRLYASPRSAGARLPFRGEELPVEPLPEGPLPADLVLASAGGSLSKALAPVWAEGGALVVDNSSAFRYEPHVPLVVPEVNREEIFRHQGIIANPNCTTAILAMALWPLHQAFRAKRVIVATYQAASGAGAKGMEELLLETHRYLHGEAPRAEVFAHPLPFNVLPHIDAFQENGYTREEMKVVWETHKIFGDASLRISATAVRVPTLRAHAEAVSVEFERPVTPEAAREVLAQAPGVEVVDEPQARRYPMPLTASGKWAVEVGRIRGSLAFENGLDFFVVGDQLLKGAALNAVQIAEEWLKGP, encoded by the coding sequence ATGAGGGTGGCGGTGGTGGGGGCCACGGGGGCCGTGGGGCGGGAGATCCTCAAGGCCCTCGAGGCCCGTAACTTTCCCTTGAGCGAACTGAGGCTGTACGCCTCCCCCCGCTCCGCGGGGGCGAGGCTCCCCTTCCGAGGGGAGGAGCTCCCCGTGGAGCCCCTTCCCGAGGGGCCCTTGCCCGCCGATTTGGTCTTAGCAAGCGCCGGGGGAAGCCTCTCCAAGGCCCTGGCCCCGGTCTGGGCGGAGGGCGGGGCCTTGGTGGTGGACAACTCCAGCGCCTTCCGCTACGAGCCCCACGTGCCCCTGGTGGTGCCCGAGGTGAACCGCGAGGAGATCTTCCGGCACCAGGGGATCATCGCCAACCCCAACTGCACCACCGCCATCCTGGCCATGGCCCTCTGGCCTCTGCACCAGGCTTTCCGGGCCAAAAGGGTCATCGTGGCCACCTACCAGGCGGCGAGCGGCGCCGGGGCCAAGGGGATGGAGGAGCTCCTCCTGGAGACCCACCGCTACCTCCACGGGGAGGCCCCCAGGGCCGAGGTCTTCGCCCACCCCCTGCCCTTCAACGTCCTCCCCCACATCGACGCCTTCCAGGAAAACGGCTACACCCGGGAGGAGATGAAGGTGGTGTGGGAGACCCACAAGATCTTCGGGGATGCCTCCCTCCGCATCAGCGCCACCGCGGTGCGGGTGCCCACCCTGAGGGCCCACGCGGAGGCGGTGAGCGTGGAGTTCGAGCGCCCCGTCACCCCGGAGGCGGCCCGGGAGGTCCTGGCCCAGGCCCCCGGGGTGGAGGTGGTGGACGAGCCCCAGGCCCGGCGCTACCCCATGCCCCTCACGGCCAGCGGCAAGTGGGCGGTGGAGGTGGGCAGGATCCGGGGAAGCCTGGCCTTTGAAAACGGCCTGGACTTCTTCGTGGTGGGGGACCAGCTCCTGAAGGGGGCGGCCCTGAACGCGGTGCAGATCGCCGAGGAGTGGCTCAAGGGGCCTTAG
- a CDS encoding LacI family DNA-binding transcriptional regulator produces MRLKDLAAHLGLSVTTVSRALAGYTDVAPATRRRVLEAAKALGYRPHPLAQRLRRGRTEAVGVVIPAPKGQFADPFFLELLTGLGEALGEVGLDLLVTACPPGPEELVCYHHLVEGRRVDALVVARTRVQDERILYLLEKGFPFVAHGRSQGVAEPFPFLDMDGTLGFYRATVHLLEQGHRRIAFIGAPPMFNFARHRLEGYLWAVREAGLEPPMGYLRQGDLTEEGGLRAAEALLDLPEPPTAILAATDRMAWGVLHALKKRGLRPGRDVSLIGYDDLPFSRYTDPPLSTLRQPFREEGRRLVELLLGRLEGQPVAELQEVWVPELVLRSTDGPAPA; encoded by the coding sequence GTGCGCCTTAAGGACCTCGCCGCCCATCTTGGCCTTTCGGTAACCACGGTTTCCCGCGCCCTGGCCGGTTACACGGACGTGGCTCCCGCAACCCGGAGGCGGGTCCTCGAGGCTGCCAAGGCCCTGGGCTACCGCCCCCATCCCTTGGCCCAGCGCCTGCGCAGGGGGCGCACGGAAGCAGTGGGGGTGGTTATCCCAGCCCCCAAAGGGCAGTTTGCTGACCCCTTTTTCCTGGAGCTTCTTACGGGCCTTGGGGAAGCCTTGGGGGAAGTGGGGTTAGACCTCCTGGTCACCGCCTGCCCACCTGGACCGGAGGAACTGGTCTGCTATCACCACCTGGTGGAGGGGCGGCGGGTAGACGCCTTGGTGGTGGCCCGCACTCGTGTGCAGGACGAGAGGATCCTCTACCTTCTGGAAAAGGGCTTTCCCTTCGTAGCCCACGGCAGAAGCCAGGGGGTGGCGGAGCCCTTTCCCTTCCTGGACATGGACGGCACCCTGGGGTTCTACCGGGCCACGGTCCACCTTTTGGAACAGGGCCACCGACGGATCGCCTTCATCGGTGCCCCTCCGATGTTCAACTTCGCCCGGCACCGGCTCGAAGGATACCTCTGGGCTGTGAGGGAGGCAGGGTTGGAGCCTCCGATGGGCTACCTCCGGCAGGGGGATCTCACGGAAGAGGGAGGGCTACGGGCTGCGGAGGCCCTCTTGGACCTCCCTGAGCCCCCTACCGCCATCCTAGCTGCCACGGACCGCATGGCCTGGGGGGTCCTGCATGCCCTTAAGAAGCGGGGTCTCAGGCCGGGGCGGGATGTTTCCCTCATCGGCTACGATGACCTGCCCTTTAGCCGCTATACCGATCCCCCCCTTTCCACCCTGCGCCAGCCCTTTAGGGAGGAGGGGCGTCGGCTGGTGGAGCTGCTCCTGGGTCGCCTCGAGGGGCAGCCCGTGGCGGAACTCCAGGAGGTTTGGGTGCCGGAGCTGGTGCTTAGGAGTACGGACGGTCCGGCCCCTGCGTGA
- a CDS encoding ABC transporter substrate-binding protein, with protein MRWLAISVVFASFALGQGTVVFLSTQLRPLEEAQKMRQVILRDFPGRVEFIPEDTGPFTDRVLAEARAGRVTISLLGGLHGDFPPFLVAGALDPLDDFLPRLAERRFPQAFLNLAKLGTGNTYYVPWMQATYIMVAHREALRYLPPRADLNALTYSQLREWAANLQQATGRRLLGFPAGPRGLMHRFFQGYLYPAYTASAVVKYRSQEAEAMWREFRELWRYVNPQSTTYDFMQEPLLAGEVWVAWDHTARLLEALRQRPQDFVAFPAPIGPRGRGFMPVLAGLAVPKGAPNRTGALELVEYLTRPAVQLTTLREVGFFPVVDVRLPPDLPQGTRMAAEAIARQAGGRTALPSLLPVGLGARGGEFNKVYMDTFVRTVLRGEDIRRVLDQEAANLRRIMQETGAPCWAPDPPSPGACPVE; from the coding sequence ATGCGGTGGTTGGCTATAAGTGTGGTTTTCGCGAGCTTCGCCTTGGGCCAAGGCACTGTGGTCTTCCTTTCCACCCAGCTCAGGCCCCTGGAAGAGGCCCAAAAGATGCGCCAGGTAATCCTGCGGGACTTTCCAGGCCGGGTGGAGTTCATTCCAGAGGACACGGGGCCCTTTACCGATCGGGTTTTGGCCGAGGCCAGAGCGGGCCGGGTAACCATCAGCCTTTTGGGAGGGTTACACGGGGACTTTCCCCCCTTTTTGGTGGCTGGGGCCTTGGATCCCCTGGACGATTTCCTGCCCCGCTTGGCCGAGCGCCGCTTTCCCCAGGCCTTTTTGAATCTGGCCAAGCTGGGCACGGGAAACACCTACTACGTTCCCTGGATGCAGGCTACCTACATCATGGTGGCCCACCGGGAGGCTCTAAGGTACCTTCCTCCCCGGGCGGACCTGAACGCCCTCACCTACTCCCAGCTCCGGGAGTGGGCAGCTAACCTGCAGCAAGCCACAGGGAGGCGGCTTCTGGGCTTTCCGGCAGGGCCCAGAGGACTGATGCACCGCTTCTTCCAGGGCTACCTTTACCCCGCCTACACCGCGAGTGCCGTGGTGAAGTACCGGAGCCAGGAGGCCGAGGCTATGTGGCGGGAGTTTCGGGAGCTTTGGCGCTACGTTAACCCCCAGTCCACCACCTATGACTTCATGCAGGAACCTCTCCTGGCCGGGGAAGTTTGGGTGGCTTGGGACCACACGGCGAGGCTCTTGGAGGCCCTGCGGCAGCGTCCCCAGGATTTCGTGGCTTTCCCCGCGCCCATCGGCCCCAGGGGTAGGGGCTTCATGCCTGTACTGGCGGGGCTTGCCGTGCCCAAGGGGGCTCCCAACCGCACGGGGGCCTTAGAACTCGTGGAGTACCTGACTCGGCCAGCCGTGCAGCTCACCACCTTGCGGGAGGTGGGCTTCTTCCCGGTGGTGGACGTGCGCCTGCCCCCAGATCTACCCCAGGGTACCCGTATGGCCGCAGAGGCCATTGCCCGCCAGGCCGGTGGGAGGACCGCTCTGCCCAGCCTCCTTCCTGTAGGTCTTGGCGCCAGGGGTGGGGAGTTCAACAAAGTCTATATGGATACCTTCGTCCGTACCGTCTTGAGGGGGGAGGACATCCGCCGGGTCCTGGATCAGGAGGCGGCCAATCTGCGCAGGATCATGCAGGAAACCGGCGCTCCCTGCTGGGCTCCCGATCCCCCGAGCCCGGGAGCTTGCCCGGTGGAGTAG
- a CDS encoding carbohydrate ABC transporter permease — protein MQREALTPYLLILPATLFLLFLFLTPLVEVVLLSFQGGEGWGLQAYQRMGRDLYFRDALRNTLLLTAVIVPLQVALALVMALLVQGLKRGRDLFLYFWTLPLGISDLAAGIVWLAIFTERGYLNTFLQALGLLEAPRLWLSYETPLSLFLAVVVAEVWRATALVFVILVAGVQLIPKEYGEAAEVFGATPWQRFLRVTLPLLKPSLQAAFILRTILAFEVFAVVLALGGRNLPVLAGEAYYWYTAYQNPQVAAAYAVLILLVSVLATLAYLRLLRVRPEVGG, from the coding sequence ATGCAGCGGGAGGCCCTTACCCCTTACCTGCTGATCCTCCCCGCTACCCTTTTCCTCCTCTTCCTCTTTCTCACCCCTTTGGTGGAGGTGGTCCTCCTCTCCTTCCAGGGGGGCGAGGGGTGGGGCCTCCAGGCCTACCAGCGGATGGGTAGGGACCTCTACTTCCGGGATGCCCTACGGAACACTCTGTTGCTTACCGCAGTCATCGTTCCCCTCCAGGTGGCCTTGGCCCTGGTTATGGCCCTCCTGGTCCAAGGACTTAAGCGGGGACGGGACCTCTTTCTCTACTTTTGGACCCTTCCTTTGGGCATCTCTGACTTAGCGGCGGGTATCGTCTGGCTCGCCATTTTCACTGAGCGCGGTTACCTGAATACCTTCCTACAAGCTTTGGGGTTGCTGGAGGCGCCCAGGCTGTGGCTTAGCTACGAAACCCCCCTCTCCCTTTTCCTGGCCGTGGTGGTGGCGGAGGTGTGGCGGGCCACGGCTTTGGTTTTCGTGATCCTGGTAGCGGGGGTACAGCTCATTCCCAAGGAGTATGGGGAGGCAGCGGAGGTCTTTGGAGCCACCCCCTGGCAGCGTTTTCTGCGGGTTACCCTGCCTCTACTTAAGCCTAGCCTGCAGGCTGCCTTCATCCTCAGGACCATCCTGGCCTTTGAGGTCTTCGCCGTGGTCCTGGCCTTGGGCGGGCGCAACCTGCCGGTGTTGGCGGGGGAGGCTTATTACTGGTACACCGCGTACCAAAACCCACAGGTGGCGGCGGCTTACGCGGTTCTGATCCTCCTCGTTTCCGTACTGGCCACCTTGGCCTACCTTCGTCTCCTTCGGGTGCGGCCGGAGGTGGGGGGATGA
- a CDS encoding carbohydrate ABC transporter permease produces the protein MRWVAPVYYALALLLVLWVVFPLYLLASLAFSERQAVFAYPKPLYPSPLSLEVLRAFLEVPGVAKALGNSLLVASLTLLLSLLLGAPAGYALARYRFLGADLFRILVLLTRAFPLAILAIPLAVRFIRLGLYDTPLGVALVHTALALPFAVLVTYSLFVAIPRELEEAAWTLGCTKVQAFFRVVLPLALPGLAATGIFAFIISWNEVFAATLLTLRERTLTALLLALLHDSPLPFRFAGGFVLVVPALVFLFVVRRYLFALFGIASR, from the coding sequence ATGAGGTGGGTTGCCCCGGTTTACTACGCCCTGGCCCTTCTTCTGGTCCTTTGGGTTGTGTTCCCCCTCTACCTCCTGGCTTCCCTGGCCTTTTCCGAGCGCCAAGCGGTTTTCGCGTACCCCAAGCCCCTTTATCCCTCGCCTCTCTCCCTGGAGGTTTTACGGGCCTTCCTAGAGGTGCCCGGCGTGGCCAAGGCCCTGGGCAACAGCCTGCTAGTGGCCAGCCTTACCCTGCTCCTTTCCCTTCTCCTGGGAGCCCCCGCCGGCTACGCCCTGGCCCGGTACCGCTTCCTGGGGGCTGACCTTTTCCGGATCCTGGTTCTCCTGACCCGGGCCTTCCCCCTGGCCATCTTGGCCATCCCCTTGGCGGTGCGCTTCATCCGCCTGGGCCTTTACGACACCCCTTTGGGGGTGGCCCTGGTGCACACCGCCTTGGCCCTACCTTTTGCCGTTCTGGTCACCTACAGCCTTTTCGTGGCTATCCCCAGGGAGCTGGAAGAGGCTGCCTGGACCTTAGGATGCACCAAGGTCCAGGCCTTCTTCCGGGTGGTCCTGCCCCTGGCCCTTCCGGGGCTTGCCGCCACGGGAATCTTTGCCTTCATCATCTCCTGGAACGAGGTCTTCGCCGCTACCCTCCTTACCTTGCGGGAAAGGACCCTGACCGCCTTGCTTCTGGCCTTGCTCCACGACTCCCCTCTGCCCTTTCGCTTTGCCGGGGGGTTTGTCCTGGTGGTTCCGGCCTTGGTCTTTCTCTTTGTCGTGAGGCGCTACCTCTTTGCCCTATTTGGCATCGCCAGCCGATAG
- a CDS encoding ABC transporter ATP-binding protein, with the protein MARVRLEGIEKRFGRTRVLKGVDLEVQDREFLVLLGPSGCGKTTLLRIVAGLEWPDRGRVFLGEREVTSLPPRARGLAMVFQNYAVFPHLTVRENIAFGLRMRRYPEGIVREKVGRAAELLRIGELLDRYPAQLSGGQRQRVAVARALAVEPEVLLMDEPLSNLDALLRLELRAELKRLLKETGVTTVYVTHDQMEAMGMADRIAVMREGEIVQYGPPLEVYQKPVDTFVGGFLGHPPMNFLPLGPEEASFLLGDRREVLVGVRPEDLQVFQEEIPGGVPGRVLVVEPLGPHQLVTLEAWGQALKATVPSSLSLEPGNPVWLRISKESLRLFDPRTGRALLEVGRAP; encoded by the coding sequence GTGGCCCGCGTTCGTCTGGAAGGTATAGAAAAGCGCTTTGGGCGCACCCGGGTGCTGAAGGGGGTAGACCTCGAGGTCCAGGACCGGGAGTTTCTGGTCCTCCTGGGACCTTCGGGTTGCGGCAAGACCACCCTTCTGCGTATCGTGGCTGGGCTGGAGTGGCCGGATCGAGGCCGGGTTTTCCTAGGGGAGAGGGAGGTAACTTCCCTTCCCCCTAGGGCCCGGGGGTTGGCCATGGTTTTTCAAAACTACGCGGTCTTCCCCCACCTGACGGTTCGCGAGAACATCGCTTTTGGTCTCAGGATGCGCCGCTATCCCGAGGGGATAGTGCGGGAAAAGGTGGGGAGAGCGGCGGAGCTTCTGCGCATAGGGGAGCTTTTGGATCGCTACCCTGCCCAGCTTTCCGGGGGGCAACGGCAACGGGTGGCGGTAGCCCGGGCCCTGGCGGTGGAGCCCGAGGTGTTGCTTATGGACGAGCCCCTTTCCAACCTTGACGCCCTTTTGCGCTTGGAGCTCCGGGCGGAGCTCAAACGGCTCCTGAAGGAGACAGGGGTCACCACCGTCTACGTGACCCACGATCAGATGGAGGCCATGGGCATGGCCGACCGTATCGCGGTGATGCGGGAAGGAGAGATCGTGCAGTACGGTCCGCCCCTCGAAGTTTACCAAAAGCCGGTGGACACCTTTGTAGGGGGCTTTTTGGGCCACCCACCCATGAACTTCCTGCCCCTGGGGCCTGAGGAGGCCTCCTTCCTCCTGGGCGATCGGCGGGAGGTGCTAGTGGGGGTACGGCCCGAGGACCTGCAGGTCTTCCAAGAGGAGATTCCTGGAGGAGTTCCTGGACGAGTCCTCGTGGTGGAGCCTTTAGGACCCCATCAGCTCGTGACCCTGGAGGCCTGGGGCCAGGCTTTAAAGGCCACCGTTCCTTCTTCCCTTTCCCTGGAGCCTGGAAATCCAGTATGGCTTAGAATCTCTAAGGAAAGCCTCCGGCTCTTCGATCCCCGGACGGGACGGGCGCTTCTGGAGGTAGGACGTGCTCCGTGA